The proteins below come from a single Oerskovia jenensis genomic window:
- a CDS encoding Rv3235 family protein, which produces MSIATVRHHAHTIRSGAGPRPAVSATLPRVVARAPRVLTFGGAPQFPVAEDLADNGRPVASTTELPLPDPTSICCSVVRAAVEVLRGERPVAQLQRWLAPDVFDALGRRALLMQGTTGGDAAARPVAIRRARLVRLGDTTAEATVVLEDMDRVRAAALRLEARRGVWRVVVLEIG; this is translated from the coding sequence ATGTCGATCGCCACCGTCCGTCACCACGCCCACACCATCCGCTCCGGCGCTGGTCCCCGACCCGCGGTCTCCGCGACGCTCCCTCGCGTCGTCGCGAGGGCACCGCGTGTCCTCACCTTCGGCGGTGCACCACAGTTCCCCGTCGCCGAGGACCTCGCCGACAACGGCCGTCCCGTCGCGTCGACCACGGAGCTCCCCCTGCCGGACCCCACGTCGATCTGCTGCTCGGTCGTCCGGGCGGCAGTCGAGGTCCTGCGGGGAGAGCGTCCCGTGGCGCAGCTCCAGCGGTGGCTCGCTCCCGACGTGTTCGACGCCCTCGGCCGGCGCGCACTGCTCATGCAGGGGACGACGGGTGGGGACGCCGCGGCGCGACCCGTCGCGATCCGCCGTGCCCGGCTGGTGCGACTCGGCGACACGACGGCCGAGGCCACGGTCGTCCTGGAGGACATGGACAGAGTGCGAGCGGCGGCCCTCCGACTCGAGGCCCGACGCGGCGTGTGGCGCGTCGTGGTCCTCGAGATCGGCTGA
- a CDS encoding helix-turn-helix domain-containing protein, with the protein MSQRFLTLADVTEELNISAAQAYALVRGGELPAIQVGGRGQWRVEASELEGYIQRMYAQTRTRIDAGDFES; encoded by the coding sequence ATGTCACAGCGCTTCCTCACCCTCGCGGACGTCACGGAGGAGCTCAACATCTCTGCGGCACAGGCCTACGCCCTGGTCCGTGGCGGTGAGCTCCCGGCGATCCAGGTCGGCGGACGAGGTCAGTGGAGGGTCGAGGCCAGCGAGCTCGAGGGCTACATCCAGCGCATGTACGCCCAGACGCGCACCCGCATCGACGCGGGCGACTTCGAGTCCTGA
- the secA gene encoding preprotein translocase subunit SecA, with product MPAILEKVLRFGEGRILKKLSGLAEQVNKLEPSFEDLTDEELREETDRFKERIENGATLDEILPEAFAAVREAARRTLGQRAYDVQLMGGAALHLGNIAEMKTGEGKTLVGTFPAYLNALTGKGVHVVTVNDYLAKYQSDLMGRVFRALGLTTGCIISGQTPAVRREQYAADITYGTNNEFGFDYLRDNMAWSTDDLVQRGHNFAIVDEVDSILIDEARTPLIISGPASGDANRWYGEFAKVVRRLSPETDYEVDEKKRTIGVLEPGIAKVEDYLGIDNLYESLNTPLIGFLNNAIKAKELFKRDKDYVVLNGEVMIVDEHTGRILAGRRYNEGMHQAIEAKEGVQIKAENQTLATITLQNYFRLYDKISGMTGTADTEAAEFQGTYKLGVVPIPTNRKMQRVDQPDLVYKNEEGKFDAVVADIVERHAEGQPVLVGTTSVEKSELLSSKLKKQGVPHEVLNAKQHEREAAIVAQAGRKGSVTVATNMAGRGTDIMLGGNAEFMAVADLAARGLDATENPDEYEAAWPEAVERAKAAVATEHDEVTELGGLYVLGTERHESRRIDNQLRGRSGRQGDPGESRFYLSMQDDLMRLFNSGLAESMMNRAGFPDDVPLESKIVTRGIASAQGQVEARNFEIRKNVLKYDDVLSRQRTVIYDERRRVLQGEDMQEQVQHFITDVVTAYVDGATSEGNPEHWDLEALWTALRAVYPVSIEVDEVLEQAGGATRLTRELILEEILSDARVAYQDREASLGSSNMRQLERRVVLSVLDRKWREHLYEMDYLKEGIGLRAMAQRDPLVEYQREGFQLFQAMTEAIKEESVGFLFNLEVKVAEPGASPVNPVSAAAAAQSVAGQAFGGTAGAAGAAAAAGAAAKAAADAKAAAEAAQAQAASQADAIEDEPVEDELVDAPVAPAAKAEPTLIAKGLDGPSEQVPLQYSAPSDDGSGQAVVSGDGSRRARRALHGEATAVEGDGRTFPGTPRNAKCPCGSGKKYKLCHGLNEEE from the coding sequence GTGCCTGCGATCCTCGAGAAGGTCCTGCGTTTCGGCGAGGGCCGGATCCTGAAGAAGTTGTCCGGCCTGGCTGAGCAGGTCAACAAGCTGGAGCCCAGCTTCGAGGACCTGACCGACGAGGAGCTGCGCGAGGAGACCGACCGGTTCAAGGAACGGATCGAGAACGGCGCCACGCTCGACGAGATCCTCCCGGAGGCCTTCGCCGCGGTCCGCGAGGCCGCCCGCCGTACGCTGGGGCAGCGCGCGTACGACGTCCAGCTCATGGGCGGTGCGGCCCTGCACCTGGGGAACATCGCCGAGATGAAGACCGGTGAGGGCAAGACGCTCGTCGGTACCTTCCCCGCGTACCTCAACGCGCTCACGGGCAAGGGCGTGCACGTCGTCACGGTCAACGACTACCTGGCCAAGTACCAGAGCGACCTGATGGGTCGCGTCTTCCGCGCCCTCGGCCTCACGACCGGCTGCATCATCTCGGGCCAGACCCCCGCGGTGCGCCGCGAGCAGTACGCCGCGGACATCACGTACGGCACGAACAACGAGTTCGGGTTCGACTACCTGCGCGACAACATGGCGTGGAGCACCGACGACCTGGTGCAGCGTGGCCACAACTTCGCGATCGTCGACGAGGTCGACTCGATCCTCATCGACGAGGCGCGTACCCCGCTCATCATCTCGGGCCCTGCGTCGGGCGACGCGAACCGCTGGTACGGCGAGTTCGCCAAGGTGGTCCGCCGCCTGAGCCCGGAGACCGACTACGAGGTCGACGAGAAGAAGCGCACGATCGGTGTGCTCGAGCCCGGGATCGCGAAGGTCGAGGACTACCTCGGCATCGACAACCTGTACGAGTCGCTCAACACGCCGCTCATCGGGTTCCTCAACAACGCGATCAAGGCCAAGGAGCTCTTCAAGCGCGACAAGGACTACGTCGTGCTCAACGGCGAGGTCATGATCGTCGACGAGCACACGGGCCGAATCCTCGCGGGCCGCCGCTACAACGAGGGCATGCACCAGGCCATCGAGGCCAAGGAGGGCGTGCAGATCAAGGCCGAGAACCAGACGCTCGCCACGATCACGCTCCAGAACTACTTCCGTCTGTACGACAAGATCTCCGGGATGACCGGTACGGCCGACACCGAGGCCGCCGAGTTCCAGGGCACGTACAAGCTGGGCGTCGTGCCCATCCCCACGAACCGCAAGATGCAGCGCGTGGACCAGCCCGACCTCGTGTACAAGAACGAGGAGGGCAAGTTCGACGCCGTGGTCGCGGACATCGTCGAGCGCCACGCCGAGGGCCAGCCGGTCCTCGTTGGCACCACGAGCGTCGAGAAGTCCGAGCTCCTGTCCTCCAAGCTCAAGAAGCAGGGCGTCCCGCACGAGGTCCTCAACGCCAAGCAGCACGAGCGCGAGGCCGCGATCGTCGCGCAGGCCGGGCGCAAGGGCTCGGTCACGGTCGCGACCAACATGGCCGGCCGTGGTACCGACATCATGCTCGGTGGCAACGCCGAGTTCATGGCCGTGGCCGACCTCGCCGCGCGCGGGCTCGACGCCACCGAGAACCCCGACGAGTACGAGGCCGCGTGGCCCGAGGCCGTCGAGCGCGCCAAGGCGGCCGTGGCCACGGAGCACGACGAGGTCACCGAGCTCGGCGGGCTCTACGTGCTGGGCACCGAGCGGCACGAGTCGCGCCGGATCGACAACCAGCTCCGTGGTCGTTCCGGCCGTCAGGGCGACCCGGGCGAGTCCCGCTTCTACCTGTCGATGCAGGACGACCTGATGCGCCTGTTCAACTCGGGGCTCGCCGAGTCCATGATGAACCGCGCGGGCTTCCCCGACGACGTCCCGCTCGAGTCGAAGATCGTCACGCGCGGCATTGCGAGCGCGCAGGGCCAGGTCGAGGCGCGCAACTTCGAGATCCGCAAGAACGTCCTCAAGTACGACGACGTCCTCTCACGCCAGCGCACCGTCATCTACGACGAGCGTCGCCGCGTGCTCCAGGGTGAGGACATGCAGGAGCAGGTCCAGCACTTCATCACGGACGTCGTCACGGCCTACGTCGACGGCGCCACGTCCGAGGGCAACCCGGAGCACTGGGACCTCGAGGCCCTGTGGACGGCGCTGCGCGCGGTGTACCCGGTCTCGATCGAGGTCGACGAGGTGCTCGAGCAGGCCGGGGGAGCCACGCGTCTGACGCGCGAGCTGATCCTCGAGGAGATCCTGTCGGACGCCCGCGTGGCCTACCAGGACCGCGAGGCGTCGCTGGGCAGCTCGAACATGCGTCAGCTCGAGCGCCGCGTGGTGCTCTCCGTGCTGGACCGCAAGTGGCGCGAGCACCTCTACGAGATGGACTACCTCAAGGAGGGCATCGGTCTGCGCGCCATGGCGCAGCGCGACCCGCTGGTCGAGTACCAGCGCGAGGGCTTCCAGCTCTTCCAGGCCATGACCGAGGCCATCAAGGAGGAGTCGGTCGGTTTCCTGTTCAACCTCGAGGTCAAGGTCGCCGAGCCCGGCGCGTCGCCGGTCAACCCGGTGTCGGCGGCGGCTGCCGCGCAGTCGGTGGCCGGTCAGGCGTTCGGTGGTACGGCCGGTGCGGCGGGGGCCGCTGCGGCCGCCGGTGCTGCCGCGAAGGCTGCGGCGGACGCCAAGGCGGCTGCTGAGGCTGCGCAGGCCCAGGCGGCGTCGCAGGCCGACGCGATCGAGGACGAGCCCGTCGAGGACGAGCTCGTGGACGCGCCGGTCGCTCCTGCCGCGAAGGCCGAGCCGACGCTCATCGCGAAGGGCCTCGACGGCCCGAGCGAGCAGGTGCCGCTGCAGTACTCGGCGCCGTCCGACGACGGTTCGGGCCAGGCCGTGGTCTCGGGAGACGGCTCGCGCCGCGCCCGCCGCGCCCTGCACGGCGAGGCCACCGCGGTCGAGGGCGACGGGCGCACGTTCCCCGGTACTCCCCGCAACGCCAAGTGCCCCTGCGGGTCGGGCAAGAAGTACAAGCTCTGCCACGGGCTGAACGAAGAGGAGTAA
- a CDS encoding winged helix-turn-helix domain-containing protein, producing the protein MGRVKTESMSLAQARRVALAAQGLHAPRPDAAAPRQVTLRHVQRTVDRLGLLQIDSVNVLARAHLVPLYSRLGPYDVSLLDRAAGRAPRRLVEYWAHVASYVPPETYRLLEWRQRAYRTEAWGSISGVEASHSAVVEHVRQIVAERGPVTASEVHEILEAQGMGEARGTVEWGWNWSLAKRALELLFFTGEITAARRNAAFERCYDLTERVLPPAVLAAPPVSDEDAVRRLLEIGARAHGVGTLRCFQDYFRLKGPAPRRALAELVEDGVLRPVEVRGWDETTYLHRDAALPRRAQGRALLSPFDPLVFERTRLERLFGTYYRIEIYVPAAKRVHGYYVLPFLQGDRITAKVDLKADRRAGLLRVLSAHREEHADSGTATALAAELRLMATWLGLADVVVGPAGDLAPALAAEVGRADPGVAG; encoded by the coding sequence ATGGGTCGGGTGAAGACCGAGTCGATGTCGCTCGCCCAGGCCCGCCGGGTCGCCCTCGCCGCGCAGGGCCTGCACGCCCCCCGGCCCGACGCCGCCGCGCCCCGGCAGGTCACGCTGCGGCACGTGCAGCGCACCGTGGACCGGCTGGGGCTGCTGCAGATCGACTCGGTCAACGTCCTGGCGCGGGCCCATCTCGTCCCCCTGTACTCGCGGCTCGGCCCCTACGACGTGTCGTTGCTCGACCGGGCGGCGGGCCGCGCGCCGCGACGCCTCGTGGAGTACTGGGCGCACGTCGCGTCCTACGTCCCACCCGAGACCTACCGGCTCCTGGAGTGGCGGCAGCGGGCGTACCGCACCGAGGCCTGGGGGTCGATCAGCGGGGTCGAGGCCTCGCACTCGGCCGTCGTGGAGCACGTCCGGCAGATCGTGGCCGAACGCGGGCCGGTCACGGCGAGCGAGGTCCACGAGATCCTCGAGGCCCAGGGCATGGGCGAGGCACGTGGCACCGTGGAGTGGGGTTGGAACTGGTCCCTGGCCAAGCGGGCGCTCGAGCTCCTCTTCTTCACGGGCGAGATCACTGCGGCGCGCCGCAACGCGGCGTTCGAGCGCTGCTACGACCTGACCGAGCGTGTCCTGCCGCCCGCGGTCCTCGCCGCGCCGCCCGTGAGCGACGAGGACGCGGTGCGCCGCCTGCTGGAGATCGGGGCGCGGGCGCACGGCGTCGGGACGCTGCGCTGCTTCCAGGACTACTTCCGGCTCAAGGGACCGGCTCCCCGCCGCGCGCTGGCTGAGCTCGTCGAGGACGGTGTACTCCGTCCCGTCGAGGTCCGCGGCTGGGACGAGACCACGTACCTGCACCGGGACGCCGCGCTCCCGCGGCGGGCTCAGGGACGAGCGCTGCTCAGTCCCTTCGACCCCCTCGTGTTCGAGCGCACGCGCCTCGAACGGCTCTTCGGCACGTACTACCGCATCGAGATCTACGTGCCTGCGGCCAAGCGGGTCCACGGCTACTACGTGCTGCCGTTCCTCCAGGGCGACCGCATCACCGCCAAGGTCGACCTCAAGGCGGACCGGCGCGCGGGGCTGCTGCGCGTCCTGTCGGCGCACCGTGAGGAGCACGCCGACTCGGGCACCGCGACGGCGCTCGCGGCCGAGCTGCGCCTCATGGCGACCTGGCTGGGGTTGGCGGACGTCGTCGTCGGGCCGGCGGGGGACCTGGCGCCCGCGCTCGCGGCCGAGGTCGGGCGGGCGGACCCCGGCGTGGCGGGGTAG
- a CDS encoding LysM peptidoglycan-binding domain-containing protein: protein MAQHPRPDHANTQHVVRNGTRAAALLAVAAATGLVAVLLTLRVLAVAGDLPSPRFETYLEIPLVGTGGLLAAWVSLSSALAASCVLVRSAGRRWAAGERLVLQHAPAIVRRLASTGVAVSIGAGLALGAGTAQAAEADPVPRATSPGVVDLGWQSTSPGSPSASDPATAGGGPSTVPRSAEDEATTALPAPELPAPGTRQEADVATPSPGSAVPVPDVAPPVDPASVSEVPQDHRVGTTADPPPGTPTVGRTGPDHVPLSDLLGGSQRAAPEQRVGLTRPAATAPDDALSEESATAARSPLAASEASTVSVVVLRGDSLWSLAGRALGPDATDAEITAEWPRWYAANAETIGQDPNLIRPGQVLQVPRTP, encoded by the coding sequence ATGGCGCAGCATCCACGACCCGACCACGCGAACACCCAGCACGTCGTGCGGAACGGGACGCGAGCGGCAGCTCTTCTCGCGGTCGCGGCGGCCACGGGACTCGTCGCCGTCCTGCTGACCCTGCGCGTCCTGGCCGTCGCGGGCGACCTTCCCAGCCCTCGGTTCGAGACCTACCTGGAGATCCCTCTCGTGGGCACGGGAGGCCTGCTCGCCGCCTGGGTGTCCCTCAGCTCCGCCCTCGCCGCGTCGTGCGTCCTCGTGCGCAGCGCGGGCCGTCGGTGGGCGGCAGGTGAACGGCTCGTGCTCCAGCACGCCCCCGCCATCGTCCGCCGCCTCGCGAGCACCGGCGTCGCGGTGTCGATCGGGGCCGGGCTCGCACTGGGGGCCGGGACGGCACAGGCCGCGGAGGCCGATCCCGTCCCTCGCGCGACGAGCCCGGGCGTCGTCGACCTCGGCTGGCAGAGCACGTCTCCCGGGTCACCGAGCGCCTCCGACCCGGCGACCGCCGGCGGTGGACCGTCGACCGTTCCACGGTCGGCCGAGGACGAGGCGACCACGGCGCTCCCGGCACCCGAGCTCCCGGCACCCGGGACGCGGCAGGAGGCCGACGTCGCGACGCCCTCCCCCGGCAGCGCGGTTCCTGTCCCGGACGTCGCACCACCGGTCGACCCCGCCTCGGTGAGCGAGGTACCGCAAGACCATCGCGTCGGCACCACCGCCGATCCGCCACCCGGGACGCCGACGGTAGGCAGGACGGGCCCGGACCATGTCCCGCTCAGCGACCTGCTGGGCGGCTCGCAGCGCGCCGCTCCCGAGCAGCGCGTCGGGCTCACGCGACCCGCCGCGACCGCGCCCGACGACGCGCTCTCCGAGGAGTCCGCGACAGCGGCTCGGTCGCCCCTCGCGGCGAGCGAGGCCTCGACCGTGTCGGTCGTCGTCCTGCGCGGCGACTCCCTCTGGTCCCTCGCCGGACGAGCCCTCGGTCCCGACGCGACCGACGCCGAGATCACCGCGGAGTGGCCGCGCTGGTACGCGGCGAACGCCGAGACCATCGGCCAGGACCCGAATCTCATCAGACCGGGACAGGTGCTACAGGTCCCCCGGACCCCCTGA
- the hpf gene encoding ribosome hibernation-promoting factor, HPF/YfiA family, translated as MEIVVVGRHTEVADRFRRHVEEKLAKFEQLAPTAQRIDVEVTHENNPRLSEVRERVELTVRAKGPVVRAEAAADDRFGALDLAMNKLQERLRRVSDRRKDHRNNNPAPPVDVRPFIPEDKTPEPAPEHPAAPGDAVETQLGDSPVVIRQKLHSAEPMTIDDALYEMEMVGHDFYLFVDVETARPSVAYRRRGWSYGVIALDTSCAGGLKTAPDAG; from the coding sequence ATGGAGATCGTTGTCGTCGGCAGGCACACGGAAGTGGCTGACCGCTTCCGCCGACACGTGGAAGAAAAGCTCGCGAAGTTCGAGCAGCTCGCACCGACCGCCCAGCGGATCGACGTCGAGGTCACCCACGAGAACAACCCCCGACTGTCCGAGGTGCGCGAGAGGGTCGAGCTGACCGTCCGCGCCAAGGGACCCGTCGTTCGCGCCGAGGCGGCAGCAGACGACCGGTTCGGGGCACTCGACCTGGCCATGAACAAGCTCCAGGAGAGGCTGCGGCGCGTCAGCGACCGTCGCAAGGACCACCGCAACAACAACCCCGCCCCGCCCGTCGACGTCCGGCCGTTCATCCCGGAGGACAAGACCCCTGAGCCCGCACCGGAGCACCCGGCGGCTCCGGGAGACGCGGTCGAGACCCAGCTCGGCGACTCGCCCGTCGTCATCCGTCAGAAGCTCCACTCCGCAGAGCCCATGACGATCGACGACGCCCTCTACGAGATGGAGATGGTGGGCCACGACTTCTACCTCTTCGTCGACGTGGAGACGGCCCGCCCCTCGGTCGCCTACCGGCGCCGCGGTTGGAGCTACGGGGTGATCGCGCTCGACACCTCGTGCGCCGGCGGCCTGAAGACCGCGCCCGACGCGGGCTGA